From the genome of Bacteroides sp.:
ACCCTGATGGCCGAAGACAAGGACGTGCTGGTGTATATGGATATCGAGGCCGTGAAGCTGCTGGTAAAGGACGCCCGCGACCTGAGCCACGCCAATTTTGAATCGGCTCACACCTATATTAAGGCTTTACTTGAGAAAAACGTGGGCGTTTATGTTTGTCCCACCTGTTTGGAAGCCGCAGGCTATCAGCCCGAAGACCTGATGGAA
Proteins encoded in this window:
- a CDS encoding DsrE family protein → MKNIALMALLAFLLSACTQQPKETIVEEIEKQIVMDKPATDGVFIHISAGYDDPHRALMPLKMATLMAEDKDVLVYMDIEAVKLLVKDARDLSHANFESAHTYIKALLEKNVGVYVCPTCLEAAGYQPEDLME